In Mixophyes fleayi isolate aMixFle1 chromosome 4, aMixFle1.hap1, whole genome shotgun sequence, the following proteins share a genomic window:
- the SMIM30 gene encoding small integral membrane protein 30, with product MAFSGGIYNLLSVFISLVFLLPGVDAMDGGDAIAILLGVVFTGIGFCACLGYYARKRDGQF from the coding sequence ATGGCTTTTTCTGGAGGAATCTACAATCTTCtctcagtgtttatatcactgGTGTTTTTGCTTCCAGGAGTGGACGCAATGGATGGAGGGGACGCAATAGCAATTCTACTTGGAGTGGTTTTCACGGGCATTGGTTTCTGTGCATGTTTGGGTTACTATGCCAGAAAAAGAGATGGGCAGTTCTAG